In a single window of the Nocardioides sp. L-11A genome:
- a CDS encoding PadR family transcriptional regulator, giving the protein MARRGDTIELAVLGLLHEGPMHGYELRKRLNLMLGWGRLLSYGSLYPALKKMLRGNLIEETVPSGPQTRRQRIVYQVTDLGTEEFSRLMSEVGPTAWEDDNFDIRFRFFSSTDMEIRLRVLEGRRSRLQERLDRVQRELAMTQAEADRYAAELQRHGVESVEREVRWLSELINAERSVQQATPGPETPAAPSTPS; this is encoded by the coding sequence ATGGCACGGCGCGGGGACACCATCGAGCTCGCAGTCCTCGGACTGCTGCACGAGGGACCCATGCACGGCTACGAGCTGCGCAAGCGGCTCAACCTGATGCTGGGCTGGGGCCGCCTGCTGTCGTACGGCTCGCTCTATCCCGCGCTGAAGAAGATGCTCCGCGGCAACCTCATCGAGGAGACCGTGCCCTCGGGCCCCCAGACCCGGCGGCAGCGGATCGTCTACCAGGTGACCGACCTGGGCACCGAGGAGTTCTCGCGCCTGATGTCGGAGGTGGGTCCGACCGCATGGGAGGACGACAACTTCGACATCCGGTTCCGGTTCTTCTCCTCCACCGACATGGAGATCCGGCTGCGCGTCCTCGAGGGACGCCGCTCCCGGCTCCAGGAGCGGCTCGACCGCGTCCAGCGCGAGCTGGCCATGACGCAGGCCGAGGCCGACCGGTACGCCGCCGAGCTGCAGCGTCACGGCGTGGAGTCGGTCGAGCGTGAGGTCCGTTGGCTCTCGGAGCTCATCAACGCCGAACGCAGCGTGCAACAGGCAACACCCGGACCGGAGACGCCGGCGGCACCGTCGACGCCGTCCTGA
- a CDS encoding inositol-3-phosphate synthase, producing MGSVRVAIAGVGNCATSLIQGVQYYRGADAASTVPGLMHVQFGDYHVGDVQFVAAFDVDDKKVGKDLSEAINASENNTIKITDVPTLGVEVQRGPTLDGLGKYYRMTIEESGADPVDVVQALKDAEVDVLVSYLPVGSEEADKFYAQCAIDAGVAFVNALPVFIASDPVWAKKFEDAGVPIVGDDIKSQVGATITHRVMAKLFEDRGVTLDRTYQLNVGGNMDFKNMLERERLESKKVSKTQAVTSNLNGPLAGVGADDRNVHIGPSDYVAWLDDRKWAYVRLEGRAFGDVPLNLEYKLEVWDSPNSAGIIIDAVRAAKIAKDRGVGGPIIPASAYLMKSPPVQIEDTEGRAQLEAFIKGV from the coding sequence ATGGGTTCGGTTCGAGTAGCGATCGCCGGCGTGGGCAACTGCGCCACGTCCCTCATCCAGGGCGTGCAGTACTACCGGGGCGCCGATGCCGCGAGCACCGTCCCGGGGCTCATGCACGTCCAGTTCGGCGACTACCACGTGGGCGACGTCCAGTTCGTCGCCGCGTTCGACGTCGACGACAAGAAGGTCGGCAAGGACCTGTCCGAGGCCATCAACGCCTCGGAGAACAACACCATCAAGATCACCGACGTGCCCACGCTCGGGGTCGAGGTCCAGCGCGGCCCGACGCTCGACGGTCTCGGCAAGTACTACCGGATGACCATCGAGGAGTCCGGCGCCGACCCGGTCGACGTCGTCCAGGCGCTCAAGGACGCCGAGGTCGACGTGCTCGTCTCCTACCTCCCGGTGGGCTCCGAGGAGGCCGACAAGTTCTACGCCCAGTGCGCGATCGACGCCGGCGTGGCCTTCGTCAACGCGCTCCCCGTCTTCATCGCCTCCGACCCGGTCTGGGCCAAGAAGTTCGAGGACGCCGGCGTCCCGATCGTCGGCGACGACATCAAGTCGCAGGTCGGCGCCACCATCACCCACCGGGTGATGGCGAAGCTGTTCGAGGACCGCGGCGTGACGCTGGACCGCACCTACCAGCTCAACGTCGGCGGCAACATGGACTTCAAGAACATGCTCGAGCGCGAGCGCCTGGAGTCCAAGAAGGTCTCCAAGACCCAGGCCGTCACCTCCAACCTCAACGGCCCGCTGGCCGGCGTGGGTGCCGACGACCGCAACGTCCACATCGGCCCGTCCGACTACGTCGCGTGGCTCGACGACCGCAAGTGGGCCTACGTCCGTCTCGAGGGTCGCGCGTTCGGCGACGTCCCGCTCAACCTGGAGTACAAGCTCGAGGTCTGGGACTCCCCGAACTCCGCCGGCATCATCATCGACGCCGTCCGTGCGGCCAAGATCGCCAAGGACCGCGGCGTCGGCGGCCCGATCATCCCCGCCTCGGCGTACCTCATGAAGAGCCCGCCGGTGCAGATCGAGGACACCGAGGGCCGGGCGCAGCTCGAGGCCTTCATCAAGGGCGTCTGA
- a CDS encoding substrate-binding domain-containing protein, translating into MDAFRVGLAIPLQGPGGIFGPSCEKVAELAVAQLNQGAGILGRPVDVEVLDAGAPLEQFCDSTAAAVAAGRIHAVVGWHISSVRQHMAPVLAGLGVPYVYTSLHEGADREAVLCPGETPSLQVAPGLRWLREQLGIRRWSIVGADYVWPRRTVRAIRTYARATGLDIVHEQFVRYGCRDFRGVLQDVRASSAQGVIMLLVGRDAVLFNRQFAAGGLQDRLVRFSPLMEENMLLASGAGATRDLYVAAAYFNSLVTSSAIDFTGSYADRFGPGAPALNNAAESCYEGILALAAAASAVGSADPARMLAAIEEHGVTYDGPRGTVRLGAGSSYQQVHIARAEDYEFDVLGPLAQDSLAG; encoded by the coding sequence GTGGACGCGTTCCGCGTCGGGCTGGCGATCCCGCTGCAGGGACCCGGCGGGATCTTCGGGCCCTCCTGCGAGAAGGTCGCCGAGCTGGCTGTCGCCCAGCTCAACCAGGGGGCCGGCATCCTCGGTCGGCCGGTCGACGTCGAGGTGCTCGACGCCGGCGCGCCGCTCGAGCAGTTCTGCGACAGCACCGCCGCGGCGGTCGCCGCCGGGCGGATCCACGCGGTCGTCGGCTGGCACATCTCCTCGGTGCGCCAGCACATGGCACCCGTGCTGGCCGGCCTCGGCGTGCCCTACGTCTACACCTCGCTGCACGAGGGCGCCGACCGGGAGGCGGTGCTCTGCCCCGGCGAGACACCGTCGCTCCAGGTCGCGCCCGGGCTGCGCTGGCTGCGTGAGCAGCTCGGCATCCGGCGCTGGTCGATCGTGGGCGCCGACTACGTCTGGCCGCGCCGTACCGTCCGGGCGATCCGCACCTATGCCCGGGCCACCGGCCTCGACATCGTCCACGAGCAGTTCGTCCGCTACGGCTGCCGGGACTTCCGCGGCGTGCTCCAGGACGTGCGGGCCAGCAGCGCGCAGGGCGTGATCATGCTGCTCGTGGGACGCGACGCGGTGCTCTTCAACCGGCAGTTCGCGGCCGGCGGGCTGCAGGACCGGCTGGTCCGCTTCAGCCCGCTGATGGAGGAGAACATGCTGCTCGCCTCCGGTGCCGGCGCCACCCGCGACCTCTACGTCGCCGCGGCCTACTTCAACAGCCTGGTCACCTCCTCGGCGATCGACTTCACCGGCTCCTACGCCGACCGGTTCGGGCCCGGTGCGCCGGCGCTCAACAACGCCGCCGAATCCTGCTACGAGGGCATCCTCGCCCTGGCCGCCGCGGCCAGTGCGGTCGGCAGCGCCGACCCGGCCCGGATGCTCGCCGCCATCGAGGAGCACGGCGTCACCTACGACGGGCCGCGGGGCACGGTCCGGCTCGGCGCCGGATCGTCGTACCAGCAGGTGCACATCGCGCGGGCCGAGGACTACGAGTTCGACGTGCTCGGTCCGCTCGCCCAGGATTCGCTGGCCGGCTGA
- a CDS encoding MarR family transcriptional regulator, translated as MTTGHGELAALLIGRASRLERAIGAALAATPLKTPHWLVLAALESRPGGQTMTDLAQAVSLPAPTLTRSVDRLVDHALVHRALDGLDRRRVLVRLTDRGRATYDELCAPVQDAIAAELTELADWEREALRGLLTRTP; from the coding sequence ATGACGACCGGGCATGGTGAGCTGGCCGCGCTGCTCATCGGACGCGCGTCGCGGTTGGAGCGCGCGATCGGCGCCGCGCTGGCCGCGACCCCCCTCAAGACCCCGCACTGGCTGGTGCTCGCCGCGCTCGAGAGCCGGCCCGGCGGCCAGACGATGACCGACCTCGCGCAGGCGGTGAGCCTGCCCGCACCGACGCTGACGCGCAGTGTCGACCGCCTGGTCGACCACGCCCTGGTGCACCGCGCCCTCGACGGCCTGGACCGTCGCCGAGTGCTCGTCCGGCTCACCGACCGCGGCCGGGCGACGTACGACGAGCTGTGCGCGCCGGTGCAGGACGCGATCGCCGCCGAGCTGACCGAGCTCGCCGACTGGGAGCGCGAGGCGCTGCGGGGGTTGTTGACCCGAACCCCTTGA
- a CDS encoding acetamidase/formamidase family protein, protein MSDSTDFTRSGVSRFPDRDLGVQRFRCEVGVPLAEQKHLGHNRWHPDIPPLIEVGLGDELILESGGYDDYQLRDVDDDQDIHTFDLTRTHPLTGPVKVDGVKAGDLLVVDILDVQPLSGIGYSNILPGMGGPLASSFPDGYKTVWDLHGLFATSRQIPGVEIPAISHPGIIGVAPSHDLLRTWNEREDPFIAEGLAAPRADARDTAVLRDLEGDDWARVAETAARTIPPRENGGNMDIKNLSRGSRVYFPVFVDGALFSSGDFHFAEGDGEITWNAIEMDGVGWYRFNVIKDGMARYGVRTPMFRPSPVDPQFGTRYLSFTGLSAGGTEQRYLDTTMAVTQVVEQAIEYLGKFGYTPEQAYTIISVAPCEMHVGGVVDIPNAAVVLKIPLDIFDQDILPQPK, encoded by the coding sequence ATGTCCGACAGCACCGACTTCACCCGGTCCGGCGTATCCCGATTCCCCGACCGCGACCTCGGCGTCCAGCGGTTCCGCTGCGAGGTCGGCGTACCGCTGGCCGAGCAGAAGCACCTCGGCCACAACCGCTGGCACCCCGACATCCCGCCGCTCATCGAGGTCGGCCTCGGCGACGAGCTGATCCTGGAGAGCGGCGGCTACGACGACTACCAGCTCCGCGACGTCGACGACGACCAGGACATCCACACCTTCGACCTGACCCGCACCCACCCGCTCACCGGACCGGTCAAGGTCGACGGCGTCAAGGCCGGCGACCTGCTGGTCGTCGACATCCTCGACGTCCAGCCGCTCTCGGGCATCGGCTACTCCAACATCCTGCCCGGCATGGGCGGACCGCTGGCCTCCTCCTTCCCCGACGGCTACAAGACCGTCTGGGACCTGCACGGCCTGTTCGCGACCAGCCGGCAGATCCCCGGGGTCGAGATCCCCGCGATCAGCCACCCGGGCATCATCGGCGTCGCGCCCTCGCACGACCTGCTGCGCACCTGGAACGAGCGCGAGGACCCGTTCATCGCCGAGGGCCTGGCCGCACCGCGCGCCGACGCCCGCGACACCGCCGTGCTCCGCGACCTCGAGGGCGACGACTGGGCCCGGGTCGCCGAGACCGCCGCGCGGACGATCCCGCCGCGGGAGAACGGCGGCAATATGGACATCAAGAACCTCTCCCGCGGCTCCCGGGTCTACTTCCCGGTCTTCGTGGACGGCGCGCTGTTCTCCAGCGGCGACTTCCACTTCGCCGAGGGCGACGGCGAGATCACCTGGAACGCCATCGAGATGGACGGCGTCGGCTGGTACCGCTTCAACGTGATCAAGGACGGCATGGCCCGCTACGGCGTCCGGACGCCGATGTTCCGCCCCTCGCCCGTCGACCCGCAGTTCGGCACCCGGTACCTCTCCTTCACCGGACTGTCCGCCGGCGGCACGGAGCAGCGCTACCTCGACACGACGATGGCGGTCACCCAGGTCGTGGAGCAGGCGATCGAGTACCTCGGGAAGTTCGGCTACACCCCCGAGCAGGCCTACACGATCATCTCGGTCGCCCCCTGCGAGATGCACGTGGGCGGCGTCGTCGACATCCCCAACGCCGCCGTCGTCCTGAAGATCCCGCTCGACATCTTCGACCAGGACATCCTGCCGCAGCCGAAGTGA
- a CDS encoding AmiS/UreI family transporter, with protein sequence MSDIGLFYVGAVLIVNGVMLLGWLTPRAAAPLNLFVGAMQVITPTYLVMTSGGDPKAVLGASALYLFGFTYLWVGINALAGLPGHGLGWFSLFVAVFAAGHGIDSLRADAPVFGVIWLSWAVLWTLFFLLLGLDRAALGPITGAVAAVEGVLTAALPAWLLLHDGFEESWAVALGGLVGGAALVVLVRRWSAPLQARLVPTPA encoded by the coding sequence ATGAGCGATATCGGGCTCTTCTACGTCGGCGCGGTGCTCATCGTGAACGGGGTCATGCTGCTGGGCTGGCTGACCCCGCGGGCCGCCGCCCCGCTCAACCTGTTCGTCGGCGCGATGCAGGTGATCACGCCGACGTACCTCGTGATGACCTCGGGCGGCGACCCGAAGGCGGTTCTCGGCGCCTCGGCGCTGTACCTGTTCGGCTTCACCTACCTGTGGGTGGGCATCAACGCGCTGGCCGGCCTGCCCGGGCACGGGCTCGGCTGGTTCTCCCTGTTCGTGGCGGTCTTCGCGGCCGGGCACGGGATCGACAGCCTGCGTGCCGACGCCCCTGTCTTCGGCGTGATCTGGCTGTCGTGGGCAGTGCTGTGGACGCTGTTCTTCCTGCTCCTGGGCCTGGACCGGGCCGCACTCGGCCCGATCACGGGGGCGGTCGCGGCGGTCGAGGGCGTGCTCACCGCCGCGCTGCCGGCGTGGCTGCTCCTCCACGACGGCTTCGAGGAGTCGTGGGCGGTCGCCCTCGGCGGTCTCGTCGGCGGCGCCGCGCTCGTCGTCCTCGTCCGGCGGTGGTCGGCCCCGCTGCAGGCGCGGCTGGTCCCGACCCCGGCCTGA
- a CDS encoding endonuclease/exonuclease/phosphatase family protein — MTEGSRATRLATVAVAVVVLVVAALVLLLQDPSGPPDGPGGGPGEPTSVPPPPSSGATPTRTEPPPPPPTPTAPPTCPTPAPIQLTVLTFNIHFGTGHDGRGGLDRIAEEITTWEPDIVLLQEVDRGRPVSGNVDQAAVLGAKTGLHHVYGGNSRNTGAGPRGNAILSRFPIVSSANTHLPMAGGRELRGLLHAQVDVGGVPVSVYATHFDHRSRQARTVAARTVVQLMAADPLPKVFGGDLNTGPDARAIAILRRSGLGDVWAVGKGKGATVPADRPGSRIDFILHDGWFTPLQAEVLFSAVSDHRPVWTRMQLQPPPAC, encoded by the coding sequence CAGCCGCGCGACGAGGCTCGCGACCGTCGCGGTGGCGGTGGTCGTCCTGGTCGTCGCGGCGCTCGTGCTGCTGCTCCAGGACCCGAGCGGACCGCCGGACGGTCCGGGCGGTGGTCCGGGCGAGCCGACCTCGGTCCCGCCGCCGCCGTCCTCCGGTGCGACGCCGACCCGGACCGAGCCGCCTCCCCCGCCGCCCACCCCGACGGCACCGCCGACGTGCCCGACGCCGGCGCCGATCCAGCTGACCGTGTTGACCTTCAACATCCACTTCGGCACCGGTCACGACGGCCGCGGGGGGCTGGACCGGATCGCCGAGGAGATCACCACCTGGGAGCCCGACATCGTGCTGCTGCAGGAGGTCGACAGGGGACGTCCGGTCAGCGGCAACGTCGACCAGGCCGCCGTGCTCGGCGCGAAGACCGGCCTCCACCACGTCTACGGCGGCAACTCGCGCAACACCGGCGCGGGCCCCCGGGGCAACGCCATCCTCAGCCGGTTCCCGATCGTCTCCTCGGCCAACACCCACCTGCCGATGGCCGGCGGGCGGGAGCTGCGCGGCCTGCTGCACGCCCAGGTCGACGTCGGCGGCGTCCCGGTCAGCGTGTACGCCACCCACTTCGACCACCGCTCCCGGCAGGCCCGCACGGTCGCGGCGCGGACGGTCGTCCAGTTGATGGCGGCGGACCCGCTGCCCAAGGTGTTCGGCGGCGACCTCAACACCGGTCCCGACGCCCGCGCGATCGCGATCCTGCGCCGTTCCGGCCTGGGCGACGTCTGGGCGGTCGGGAAGGGCAAGGGGGCTACGGTGCCCGCGGACCGCCCCGGCAGCCGGATCGACTTCATCCTCCACGACGGCTGGTTCACGCCGCTCCAGGCCGAGGTGCTCTTCTCCGCGGTGTCCGACCACCGCCCGGTGTGGACCCGGATGCAGCTTCAGCCGCCGCCGGCCTGCTGA